GCCGGGGGGCATCCGGAAGGGCGGCGTATTCGGGCGGCAACTTCGTCCGCACGACCACCCCGCGCCGCCGCTCCATCAGGTAGAAGGGCGTTCCGATCACGGCGGCGTCCTCGACCAGCAGCACGGGTTCGGGGGCGACGGGCAGCACCGGATGCACCCGCGAAAGCAGGCGGTACTCGCGCGGCATGTCGTGCGCCTTGGCCGCCACCGGGCCGAGGGGAGCGCGGCGCAGCACGTATTCCTGCCCTCCCTCAGACGCCTGGCCCAGCCGTAACAGATAAGTCAGGTTGGAAAAGCCGCCGGGGAACTGCTCGACCTCCAGCGCGTCCACGTCCCCCTCGACCCTTCCGCGCAGGGCCTCCTTGAGCGTGTCCAGCGGCAGCTCCTCGCCGGGACGGACGGAGGCGGTGTCGGGACGGGTCATCGGGTCTGCTCTCCCGCTTCGAAAGCCCGGCCCCCGTGCGCGGCCAGCAGCGCCATCGCCTTTTCCCGCAGGCGCCGCATCCCGCCGATCCAGCCGTCGTAGTCGGCGGCCTTCTTCTGGAAGGACTGGAGGGTCGTGGGGTGGGTGGTGATCAGGAAGCCGTCCTGCCGCAGCACCTCCAGCGTCTTCTCCACGAGTTCGTCCGTCGTGATCGCCGTCTGCTGGAGGATCGGCGCGTTCTGGATCATCGGCGTCCAGACGCCTTCCGGGCAGAGGGCCGACACCTTGACGCCCCGGTCGGCGTAGGTGATCGCCAGCCACTCGGCAAAGGCGAGCGCCGCGTGCTTGGTCACCGCGTAGGGGGCCGAGTGCAGTTCGGTCAGCAGGCCCGCCGCCGACGCCGTGTTCAGGAAATACCCCTCGCCGCGCTCCAGGTAGTGCGGGAGGAGGTGCCGGGCGGCCCAGACGTGGCTCATCACGTTGACCCGGTGGATCAGGTCCCACTGCTTGTCGGGCGTCTCCGGCCCCTCCCCGATGGCGATTCCGGCGTTGGAGCAGAAGAGGTCGATACGGCCCTCCTGCCCCAGCACGTCCGCGATCAGGGCCTGGAGGTCCTCTTCCTTCGCCACATTCGCGGGCACAAAGCGGGCACCGATCTCGGCGGCTTTCTGCGCGCCGGTGTCCGCGTTGAGGTCGGAGGCGATGACGGTCGCCCCCTCCTGCACGAAGCGGGTGGCGAGCGCGAGGCCGATGCCGGAGGCGGCGCCGGTGACGACGATGATCTTGTTCTGGAGGTTCATGCGGGGTTCTCCTTCAAGTTCCGTCTGGGGACAGACGGTAGGTTTGACAGGTGCGGCACTGGAAGAGGTGGAGCGTCAGGGTGCCCTGCTCGGCGCAGTCCAGCGCGTCCTCATTGGTCCAAGTGCGGGACATGGACCGTGCGATTACAGCGGCTTCTTGCTGAACGCTTTCGTGAGACGTGATCTCTGGCTGCCCCGAGGGCGTGAGGGTTCCCAGGTAGGTACAGCATTCGCCGCAGTGGTCCGGCCAGTGAATGGGATTCCAGAGAATCACGCGTGGCGTGCGGTTGAGAACAGCCGTCACGCTTTCCGCACTGGCTGTCTCCGAAAAGTCCACATCCTGAAAGGTGCCTTCAAACTTAGCAGCCGCGCGACCATCGGCCACGCACCAGGGGCAGATAGTTTCGGGGTCGTCCTCTACATACATCCCGCCGACATACGCCCACTCGCGTGCCTGACCACAAACTTCGCAGGCAATAGGCCGCTGCTCGAAACAGCCATCAGCCAGAGGGTCAGCGTAATAAGGGAAAGCGGGAAGGGCTGAAGCGGACTCGTCTTGAAGCGGCATGATTACACGTTACTCAGGCGGCGCAGAAGCTCGCCCTTCTCCCGGAACAGCCGATCTGCCGCCCTGGCAAAATTTGTACGGAAATAGCGGGGAGGGATCAGAGGGGAAGCGCACCGCCCCAGCACGGTCAAGTGTGGCCTCTTCACCCTACCGCCGCCGCAGGTCCACCCCATGCGCCCGCAGCTCCTCCTTCGCCACCGTCTCGGTGTGCACGATGTCGGGGCCGTCGGCGAGGCGCAGGGTGCGGGCCTGGGCATACATCATGGGCAGCGGCGTGTCCTGGCTGACGCCCGCGCCGCCGAAGACCTGAATGGCGCGGTCAATCACCCGCAGGGCGACGTTGGGGGCGACCACCTTGATCGCCGCGATCTGGCCCCGCGCGGCCTTGTTGCCCACGGTGTCCATCATGTGCGCGGCCTGCATGGTCAGCAGCCGGGCCTGGTCGATCTCCATGCGGCTGTGGGCGATGGCCTCGCGCACGTGCTGGTGCCCGGCGAGCGGCTTGCCGAAGGCGACGCGCTGGCCGCTGCGTTCCACCATCAGCTCCAGCGCCCGCTCCGCCTGACCGATCAGCCGCATGCAGTGGTGAATGCGGCCCGGCCCCAGGCGCCCCTGCGCGATCTCGAAGCCCCGGCCCTCGCCCAGCAGGATGGAGGAGGCAGGCACGCGCACGTCCTGAAAGGTCATCTCGGCGTGGCCGTGCGGGGCGTCGTCGTAGCCGAAGACGGTCAGCATCCGCTCGGTGGTCACGCCCGGCGCGTCCATCGGCACCAGAATCATGGACTGCTGGAGGTGGCGCTCGGCGTTGGGATCGGTCTTGCCCATGAAGATGCTGACCGCGCAGCGGGGATCGCCCGCCCCGCTGGTCCACCACTTACGGGCGTTGATGACGTAGTCGTCGCCGTCGCGGGTGATGCTGGCCTGGATGTTCGTCGCGTCACTGGAGGCGACCTCCGGCTCAGTCATGGAGAACGCGGAGCGAATCTCGCCGTTCAGGAGGGGCACGAGCCACTGCTCCTGCTGCTCGGGGGTGCCGTAGCGGGCCAGGACCTCCATGTTGCCGGTGTCGGGCGCGTTGCAGTTGAAGATTTCGGGCGCCCACCAGACCCGGCCCATCACCTCGCACAGCGGGGCGTATTCGAGGTTGCTCAGGCCGGGGCCGAACTCGCCCCGGGGGTCGCTGGCGGGCGGCAGGAAGAGGTTCCAGAGGCCCTCGGCCCGCGCCCTCGGCTTGAGGTCCTCGATGAGCTGGACGTGCTCCCAGCGGTTGCCCTCGTTCACCTGGCGGTGGAACTCGGCCTCGTTGGGATAGATGTACTCGTCCATGAAGGCGGTCAGGCGGGCGTGCAGGTCGGTGGTGCGCGGGGAAACGTCGAACATGGTCATGGCAGTTCCTCCTGGAGATGCAGGGGACGAAAGGTGGCCGCATTGCCCTCGATGCCCAGCAGCACTTCGTGGGCGGGGCCGCCGTCCTCGCGCCGGACGGTCAGGCCCAGCGCGAGAATCTCGTCGAGCAGCGCCTCGGCGCGGGTCATCAGGGTAGGGTCGGCGTCGTGGGCCAGCTCGTCGGTCAGGCGGGCTTCCTCGTCGAAGACGGCGCGGTAGGGGGCGAAGGCTTCGGTGGGCTGAAAGTCGCAGTGGAGGGCGAACGAATCCGTGTGCAGGAGCGGCAGCCGCGCGAGGAGCACGCCGTCCCGTTCCAGCAGGTAGGTGGTCACGGCGCTCCCCTCCCGACCGGGGCGATGGTCGCCAGCGCCGCCGCGACGTGGGTGTCGTCCTCTCCCCCGCTGCGGGCGTACACGTCGGCCCGCACGACGACCTGACGGCCCCCGGCCCGCAGGACCTCGCCGCGTGCCCACAGCACTTCTCCCCGCGCCGGGGCCAGCAGGTTGAGCTTGTATTCGGCCGTCACCACGTCCCCGGCGACCGAGGCAGCGGCCCAGGCGCTCACCGTGTCCGCGAGGTAACCGACGACCGCCCCGTGCGCGTGGCCGTGGTGCTGGGTCAGGTCGGGGCGCAATTCCAGTTCGATCTCCACCACGCCCGCCTCCAGCCGCCGCAGCCGGGTGCCCATGAAGCAGGTAAAGCCGCTCGTCTGCGCGGCCCGTTCCAGGCGTTCGCGCAGGGCGGTGAGGTCCGGGGCCGTCATGACTGCACCTGCGCGACGGGCACGCGGGCCAGCGTCTCGCCGTGCAGGGAACTCAGGATCAGGTGCTCGCCGTGGGGCAACACCTGGGTGATATAGCCGTAACTCCCCGGCCCGCTTCCCTGCGCGAAGGCGACCGGGCGGCCCTCCAAATTCAGAGCGACGAGCATGGATTCCTCGGGAAGCGGGAGCTTCACTCGTTCGGAAATCCGGGCAATCATCCGCCGCAGCCAGGGCTGACGCGCGGTGGCGTCCAGCAGCGGCGAGCGGCGGCTGGGCAGGGCGACCCAGAAGGTGTCCACGCCGTCCCAGCGTACGTTGTCGGGGTAGCCGGGGAGGTGGTCGGTGAACACCTCCAGCGTTCCGGCCCGCTCACCCACCAGCCACAGCCGGTGCACCCTGGGTCCCCCCGTCTCGGTGACGACCAGATACGCCTCCTCTGGCCCCAGCGTGACCCCGTTGGGAAAGTTCAGGCCGCGTGCGAGGACGGCGGTGTCGCCCGTCTCCAGGTCGTGCCGCAGCACCCGCCCGTGCCCGCCGTGTTCCAGCAGGTCGAGGAGTTCATGCGGCCAGGGGTACTTGCTCGACGCGTCGGTGAAGTAGACGAAGCGCCCGGCCCGGTCCACGTCGAGGTCGTCGGTGAAGCGGAAGGGGACGCCCTCCGCCCCGGTGGCGAGGACCTCTGGCTCTCCCCCGTCCAGCCGCACCCGCAGCAGCCCGCGCAGCGCGTCCGCGACGAGCAGCGAGCCGTCCGGGTGAAAGCGCAGGCCCAGAGGCCGCCCGCCCGTGTTCGCCACGACCTCGGGCCGGGAGCCGTCCGGCGCGAAGCGGACGATGGCCCCGCTGCCGAAGCCGCTGTAGAGGCGTCCCTGGGCATCCACCGCGACCGACTCCGGCGAGGTCTGACCGGGCACCGGGGCGAAGTGTTCCGCCGTGTCCAGCCGCCCGTTGTCCGCGTATGGCCCGCCCGTCCGCGAGGGGGCCAGGCCCGGCCCCTCCCAGGCGACCGGGCGCACCCGTGTGGGCGCGAGCAGGAGCCAGCCCAGGCCCGCGCCGAGGGTCAGGCCGAGGAGCGTTCGGAGCCTCACGCCCCACCCCCCGCCGGGGCCACGTCCGCCACGACGATGGTGCCCAGCGCGGTGGCGACCAGCTTTCCCTGCCCGCCCTGCACGGCGAAGATGTCGCAGCGGGTCACCGCCTGCCGCCGGGTCGCGCTGATAACACTGCCCCGCGCGACCAGCGCGTCACCCACGCCGGGCCGCAAAAAGTTGATCTTGAATTCCGAGGTCAACACGCTGGGGCCAAGCGCCGCCGCCCCCATAAAGGTGAGGGCGATGTCGGCCAGCGCCGCCTGCACGCCCCCGTGCGCGAAGCCGTGGTGCTGGGTCAGCTCCGCCCGGAAGGGCACGCGCACGACCACCCCATCCGGCGCCATGTGCTCTACCCGCGCCCCCACGAGCACGCTGAAGGGCTGTGAATCCAGCACGCTCTGCGCGAAGGCGACCGCCTGCGGCCCCTCCAGCGCCGTCACAGGTACACCCGCATCACGGTCTCGGCGGTGGCGGCGGGCTTTTCACTGCCCTCCAGCTCGATGGTGTTGGCGACGGTGAGCTGGGCGTAACCGGGGCCGTCTTCCACGTTCAGCAATGTGGCGCGGTTGCGCAGGCGGCCGCCCACCGGCACGGGCGCAATGAAGCGCACCCGGTTCAGGCCGTAGTTCACCACCATCCGCACGCCCTCCAGCGCGGGAAAGCCGCCGCCGGTCATGAAGTGCCCCGCCAGCAGCGAGAGGGTCAGGAAACCGTGCGCGACCGGCCCCCCAAAGGGCGTCTGCGCGGCCCGCACGGGGTCCACGTGGATGAACTGATGGTCGCCCGTCGCGTCGGCAAACTGCCCCACCATCTCCGGCGAGACGGTCACCCACTCCGAGAGGGCGAGTTCCCCGCCGAGGCGGGCGCGGAGGTCGTCGAGGTGCATGGAGACTCCTTTGGGGGACAGCTCTCAGATCGCCGTGATGCCGCCGTCCACCGCGATGTTCTGCCCGGTCATGTAGGCCGAGGCGTCCGAGGCGAGCAGCAGCGAGAGGCCCTTGAGGTCCTCGTCGTTACCGAGTCGGCCCAGCGGCGTGTAGCCCAGGATGGTCTCCTCGCCATACGCGAGGGTGCCCTTGGTCATCTTGGTGGGGAAGTACCCGGGGCAGATCGAGTTGACGGTGATGCCGTACTTGGCCCACTCGGCGGCCAGCGTGCGGGTAAGGTTCACGACCGCACCCTTGGACGTGTTGTAGGCGAGCGTGCCCGCCATGCGGGGGCTGTTGCCGCGCAGCCCGGCGACCGAGGCGACGTTGATGATGCGGCCTGCCCTGGCCGGAATCATGCAGCGCTTCCCGACTGCCTGGGTGAGCAGAAAGAGGCCATTCACGTTGAGGTTGATGACCTTCTGCCACGCTTCGAAGGGATGGTCCTCAGCGGGCGCGCCCCAGGTGGCCCCGGCGTTGTTCACGAGGATGTGGATGGGGCCGACCTCCGCGTGGATGCGCTCGACCAGCGGCTCGATGGTCTCGAACTGCGACAGGTCGTGCGGGTAGACGTGCGCGGTGATGCCCATCCCGGTGAGGTGTGCCCTGGCATCGTCCAGCTCGTTTTGCTTGCGGGCGGTCAGGACGACGGTCGCCCCGTACTCGCCCAGCGCCTCGGCGATTTGCAGGCCGAGGCCGCGCGAGCCTCCGGTGATCAGGGCGACTTTGCCGGTGAGGTCGAAGAGTTCCTTGAGTGCCATGCGGGGTGCCTCCGGGGTGGGTTGTGACGCTTGTCCGCCCCACCATAAGGAGAAATGTACGTGCGCGTCAATTCTGAACGTGAGCGGATATTGTGCCCGCCCGTATCCGGCACCGGCCGCCGGCGCAAGGGAGGGTTGCCCAACGGGCCTTCATGCAAGTTCGGCCCAGCGCAGCGCGGCCAGTGGGCACGCTGGGGCATGTCCAGGCGCCACTTTCTGCCCACCTTGTCCGCCCTGGTCCTGCTGGGGACCGCTCCCACCCCGGCGGCCCACGCCCAGCCTGCCAGCGTGACCTTGAAAAACATCCGCCACGAACTTCAGGGCCGGGACAACTGCGGCCCGGTCACGGCGCTGACGGTCGCGGGCTACCACGGCACCCGGATCACGCAGGCGCAGGCGGCGAGTGCGCTGAAAGATTCGCCGCGCGACCCGCAGGTCACCAGTCTGGAGCTGGCGGCGTACCTGGGGCGCTTCGGGCTGCGCAGCGTGATTCGCTACGTGGGGACGCCGCAGCTGCTGCGGGGCCTGGTGTCGCGCGGGCTGCCGGTGATCGTGCAGCAGCGGCTGCAACCCGGCAGCCCGGTGGCGCATTTCCGCACGGTGTACGGCTATGACCGGGGCCGCTTCCTGACTTCCGACCCCCTGCGCGGCCCGGCCCTGTGGCTGAGCGAGGCCGAGCTGATGGACCTCTGGCACTACTACAACGGCGAATACATGGTGGCCTACCCGCCGGGCAAGGAAAGCGAGGTGCGCGCGGCCCTGGGCGAGAACTTCAGCGCGGCGGCCAACTGGCAGGCGCTGCGGCGGGTGGGCGAGAGCAACGTGAAGGCCAGGCCGAACGATCCGTACAACTGGTGGGCGCTGGGCAAGGCGAACCTGCGGCTGGGCAATGTCCGGGCGGCCGCCGCCAACTTCGAGCGGGCCGCCTCGCTGGGCGTGCCCACGCTGTACTACCTGTACCGCCAGGAAGCGTTCGAGGCCTGGACCCAGTCGGGCGACCACGACCAGACACTCAAGTACGCGCAGCAGGCGCTGCGAATCGACCCGGCCAGCAAGGAACTGCTGAGGTTTCGCAACCTGGCCCGCGCGGCGCTGGGCGGGTAAGGCGGCCGCCCGCCGCGAGCGGGGCCGCGTGGTAGCGTCCCCCCATGCCCACCCTGCTGGACGCCTCCCCCGACGATCCGCGCGTCGCCAGCCTGATGCAGGCCCAGCAGCGCGAGTTGCGCGCCCTGTACAACGACACCGACGAGCGCACCGAACCCTTCGACCCGGCCACCCTGGCGGGCGAGGGCAGCGCGCTGGTGGCGGTCGAGGAAGGGGGAGCGCTGCTGGCGTGCGGAGCGCTCAAATGCCTCAGCCACGACACGGCGGAGATCAAGCGCATGTATACCGTGCCGGAAGCGCGCGGCCAGGGCCTGGGGCGCCGGGTTCTGGGGGCGCTGATCGAGCGGGGGCGGGCGCTGGGGTACGCCCGGCTGGTGCTGGAGACGGGTGACCTTCAGGCGGAGGCGCTGCGGCTGTACGGGTCGGCGGGCTTTGTCCGCATTCCCAATTACGGCTACTACGTCGGCATGGAAAACAGCCTCTGCTACGGGTTGCAGTTGGAGGCGGAGGCCCCATCGGGAACCCGGCTTCCCCCAGACCCGTACCCCCAGACATGAAGCTCCGCACCCTGATTCGCACTGCCGCCCGCCGGGAAGCGGGCAGCGTGGGCGACGCCGCCCGGCGGGCCGCCGAGGCCCTGCGCCAGGACCCCCGCGTGCAGGACACCGCCGCACGGCTGAGAACCCGCGCCCAGGAATTCGGCGGCGCGGCCCGCAGCCAGGCCGACTCGCACCTCGAACGGCTGATCGAGCGCGCCCACACCCGGTCGGGTGACCCCGTTCCGGACGACGTGGCGGCCGTGCTGGCCCGCCGCCGCCACGAGCGCGAGGCGCGGGCCGCCCAGGCACGGGCACGGGCCGCGCTGCTCGCTCAGGGCGAGACGGCCGAGCAGCGCCGGGTGCTGACGCTGCTGGCAGAAGTCACCCCCTGGGCGGGTGGACAACCCGGCGAACTGCGGTACACCGGCCTGCTCGACCGCCTGGCCCCCTCGGGCAGCCCCGAGGCCGAGATGCCGGTCCACCGCGCCCTGTGGACCCTCGCAGAACGCCGGGTCCTCGCCGTCTCGCCGCACGGCGCCGTCACCGCCTGCCCCCTGCCGACCGACCTGGCCGTCACCGACCTCGGCGCTGGGCCGGGGGCCTGAGGGGGTAAAGACGGCTGGGCCAGAGCTGCTTTTCTTCACCCAGGCTGATGCGCCGCCGCCATCCGCGCCGCCGCCTCCGCGTGGTCGATCCAGGCGACGATCACGCCGGGCAGCTGCCGGGCCAGGGCGGCAGGCAACCGTGGACTGACGCGCAGGGCGCCCCCGGTGGCCCGGACGGGCAGCGGCCCCACCCGCGCCTGCACCCGCCGGGCGAGGTCGGCCAGGGACGCGGCGGCCCCGTCCAGCAGCGCCTGCGCGACCGGGTCCCCGGCGTCGGCGGCGCGGCCCACCGCCGGGGCGAGCGAGGCGATGGCGGCGGCGCCCGGCCCCCCGTAGGCGAAGGCCCGCAGCGCCGGCCAGTCGAGGCCGCCCGTCAGGGCGGCGATCTCGGCGGCCAGCGGCGAGGACGGCACCTCTCCGGCGTCGAGCGTGTCGGTCAGCCAGCGCAGCGCCGCGCGGCCCAGGCTGAAGCCGCCGCCGTCGTCGCCCAGGCGGTAGCCGCGCCCGCCCGCCCGGACGACCGCGCCGCCGTCCCCCGAGACGTGGTAGGCGATGCTCCCGGTCCCCGCGTACAGCAAGATGCCCTCTCCCGGCGCGAGGTGCGCCCGGTAGGCGAGGTCGAGGTCCCCCTCAACGGTCACGCGCCCGGGGGGGACCCCCAGCGCCCGCGCCAGCGCCGCGCGCACCGTGTCCGCCGCCGCCGAGCCGGAGTGCAGGCCCGGCACCCCGGCGTGGACGGTGTCCGGCACGCCCGGAAGCGCCCGCGTGAGCTGGGCCAGCGCCGCTTCCCCCTCCGCGCGGGCGAGCAGCGCGGCGGTCAGCGGCCGGGCCTGCCCGCGCGCGACCACCGCCCCGCCCCCCACCAGCGCCCAGCCGGTGCCGCTGCCTCCCGCGTCCAGCCCCAGGGCGAGGGGCGGCCCGGTCACGTCCAACACGGTGTCCGGTTCATGATGTTCGGCCCTGGGTGTCAAGGCAGCGCGAGGTCCGGCACGGCGGTGACCCGGCGGGCCGGAGCGGTCAAGGCGGCGCTCGTCACGTCCCCGATCTTCACCCGCAGCTCGCCCTCCGGCACCCGCAGGAAGCCGTAGCGTCCGTTGCCGTCCGTCTGGGTGCGGGCGACCTCGCTTCCCTGGGCATTCAGCAGCACGGCGGTCCGGCCGCCTAGCGGGCCACTCGCCACCGTCACGCGGCCACCCACCGCCCGCAATTTGGCGGGGTCGGGGCGGTCCCAGCGGGCAGGCTTCTCGAAGGGGCCACCCTCGCCGCTGAGCTTCGCGGCCAGCTCGGGGATGACCTCCTCCTTGGTGCGCTTGGCCTCGTTCACGTCGCGGTCGGGCGTGCGGTAGGAGTACCCGGCCCAGCCGCTGAGGCCCGCCGCCTGCGTCTGGCGAATCTGGTTCACGCTGCTGGCCTGATCGTTGAGGTAGATCGCCGCCCCGCTGACCTGTCCCACGTCGGGATACTTCCTGAGCAGACCGGCGGCAAAGGCGTTCCATTGCCCGAACCACAGCGCCTGATCGGCCACGAAATCGCGCTTGTAGTTCATCATCACGTTGAGGTCGAGGTAGCCCTGTTCCACCCAGGTCAGCCAGTCCTGCCCGACCTCCGCGTAGGGGCGCGAGGTGCGGAAGGCGGCCTCGTCCGCAGGCCCGGCCCCGTAGGTGATGGTCGCGGCGTTCACGCTCACGTCAGGCCGCACGGCCTTGACCGCCAGCGCCGTCTCGCGCACCAGGTTGGTGACCTGCTGGCGGCGCCACGCGCTCCACGCGGGGTCGGCGGGGTCGGGCGTGCCCGAGGTGCCCGACTCGGCGCGGTAGCGTTCCAGCGCCGTCTCGTTGTAGCCCCACTGCACCGGGCCGCCCACCGGGTTGAAGTCGGGGTAACGCACCCGGTCGAACTGGATGCCGTCCACGTCGTAGTTCTTCACGACACTGACGTACATGTTCTTGATGTACTCGGCGGCGTCGGGATGCCCGGGGTCCATCACCCAGTCGGCGCCCGCCTTCACGGTGCCGTCGGCCTTGAGGGTCAGCCAGTTGTCGCGCCCGGTCGCCGTGGGACCGTGTGCGTGGAAGGCGTGGCCGGGCGGCGGCGCGACCACCGCGCTGTTCCACAGGGCGGTCGTGATGATCCAGGCGTGAACCTGGATGCCCTGCGCGTGCGCCTTGGTGAGCAGGTCGGCGAGGGGATCAAACCCGGCGGGCACGGCGGGGTCGTTGGTGCGCGGCATCGCGGCGTTGTTGCAGTAGCAGTCGCCCCGGCGCCCGACCTGCGCGAACAGGACGTTCACGTTCATCTTCCTCGCGTCCGCGACCAGCAGGTCCACTTCAGCGGGCGTTTTCAGGCCGGGGCCGAAAGCGTCCACCCACAGCCCGCGCACCTCACGGGGCGTGGTGTCGCGCGGGCCGCCGCCCCCGCACGCGGCGAGAATCAGGGGGGCCAGCAGCAGCGGGGCAAACTTGAGGGTCCGGGTCATGGGTGCTCCTTGGGGTCAGGCGGGGGCGGACGGAAGAACGCCTGGCGGCGGCTCGCCTTCAGCGGCTCTGGGTGTCCGCCGCGTCACGCAGCGCGTCGCCCAGAAAGTTAAAGGCCAGCACGGAAATCACGATCAGGAGGCCCGGCGCCAGCAGCCAGGGGTAGAGGCTCAGCGTCTCGAAGTTCTGCGCGTCCCTCAGCAGCAGGCCCCAGCTCGTCATGGGTTCCTTGATGCCCAGGCCCAGAAAGCTCAGGGCGCTCTCGCCCAGGATGTAGCCGGGCAGCGCCAGGGTGGCCGTCACGATCAGGATGGAGCTGAGGTTGGGCATGATGTGGCGCAGGATCACCCGCAGGTCCGACGCCCCGACCGCCCGCGCGGCCTGCACGTAGTCCACCCCGCGCGCCGACATCACCTGCCCGCGCACCACCCGCGCCAGCCCCGCCCAGCCGATGAGGGCCAGCACCGCGATGATGCCCAGGTAGACCCAGGTGCTCGGCCAGCGCGCCGGGATGATGGTCGAGAGCGCGAGCAGGATGGGCAGCCTCGGGAAACTCAGCAGCACCTCGATCAAGCGCTGGATCAGCCCGTCCACCCGGCCCCCGAAGTACCCGCTGACCCCCCCCAGCAGGATGCCGATGGCGAAGCTGATCAGCACGCCGATCACGCCCACCGTCAGGCTGACCTGCGCGCCCACCAGCGTCCGCGAGAGCAGGTCGCGCCCGAACTTGTCGGTGCCCCACAGGAAGGCGGTGCCCCCCGGCACGCCGAAGAGGTGCCACTGGCTCTGAAAGACGCCCAGAAAGCTGTAGCCGTAGCGGGCGGGGTCGTCGCCGCGCACCAGAAATCGGATCGGCAGCGGGCGCTCGCGGTTCTCCGCGAAGGTGCTGGCAAAGGTCACCGGGTCGCGGGTCTTTTCCACCGGATACACGAAAGGCCGGGTGAGCTGGCCCTGGTGAACGAGGCGCACCCGCTGCGGCGGCTGGTGCGGAAAGTCGGGGTGCTGCGCGGTGATCGAGTACGGCGCCAGAAAACCTGCCAGCAGCGCCATCAGGTACAGCGCGGCCAGCACCCAGGCGCTGAGCACGCCCACCCGGTTGCGGCGAAAGCGCCGCAGCGCCAGAGCGAGCGGGCTGGCCTGCCGGGGCGCGGCGGCGGGGGGGGAAGTCAGGGCCGTCATTCGAAGCGAATCCGGGGGTCGGCCCAGGCGAGCGCGAGGTCCGCGAGCAGGTTGCCGACTAGCAGCATCAGCGCGCTGAACAGCAGCAGGGTCATGGCGACGTACTGGTCTTTGTTCAGCAGGCTGTCGTACAGGA
This window of the Deinococcus budaensis genome carries:
- a CDS encoding family 10 glycosylhydrolase produces the protein MTRTLKFAPLLLAPLILAACGGGGPRDTTPREVRGLWVDAFGPGLKTPAEVDLLVADARKMNVNVLFAQVGRRGDCYCNNAAMPRTNDPAVPAGFDPLADLLTKAHAQGIQVHAWIITTALWNSAVVAPPPGHAFHAHGPTATGRDNWLTLKADGTVKAGADWVMDPGHPDAAEYIKNMYVSVVKNYDVDGIQFDRVRYPDFNPVGGPVQWGYNETALERYRAESGTSGTPDPADPAWSAWRRQQVTNLVRETALAVKAVRPDVSVNAATITYGAGPADEAAFRTSRPYAEVGQDWLTWVEQGYLDLNVMMNYKRDFVADQALWFGQWNAFAAGLLRKYPDVGQVSGAAIYLNDQASSVNQIRQTQAAGLSGWAGYSYRTPDRDVNEAKRTKEEVIPELAAKLSGEGGPFEKPARWDRPDPAKLRAVGGRVTVASGPLGGRTAVLLNAQGSEVARTQTDGNGRYGFLRVPEGELRVKIGDVTSAALTAPARRVTAVPDLALP
- a CDS encoding ABC transporter permease: MTALTSPPAAAPRQASPLALALRRFRRNRVGVLSAWVLAALYLMALLAGFLAPYSITAQHPDFPHQPPQRVRLVHQGQLTRPFVYPVEKTRDPVTFASTFAENRERPLPIRFLVRGDDPARYGYSFLGVFQSQWHLFGVPGGTAFLWGTDKFGRDLLSRTLVGAQVSLTVGVIGVLISFAIGILLGGVSGYFGGRVDGLIQRLIEVLLSFPRLPILLALSTIIPARWPSTWVYLGIIAVLALIGWAGLARVVRGQVMSARGVDYVQAARAVGASDLRVILRHIMPNLSSILIVTATLALPGYILGESALSFLGLGIKEPMTSWGLLLRDAQNFETLSLYPWLLAPGLLIVISVLAFNFLGDALRDAADTQSR